In a single window of the Pyrococcus sp. NA2 genome:
- a CDS encoding HEPN domain-containing protein: MHYDEVEVLLRRSKDYRSLANVAFKEGKFDVAIFLAEQALQLYLKAILIKYADLRLKTHSIRELLVNIGKVFEAEEKVAEFIKSNRTLLRELEDAYIDARYEPKQYSREDAEDLIEFVVKVIGFVEGLSNEFERKINQLDN; encoded by the coding sequence ATGCACTATGATGAAGTTGAAGTTCTCCTCCGCAGGTCAAAAGACTATAGAAGTTTAGCGAACGTTGCCTTCAAAGAAGGAAAGTTTGACGTGGCAATTTTTCTTGCAGAACAGGCCCTCCAGCTTTACTTAAAAGCCATACTAATTAAGTATGCTGACTTGCGATTGAAGACTCATTCAATAAGGGAACTCCTGGTAAACATTGGAAAGGTGTTTGAGGCAGAAGAAAAAGTTGCAGAGTTTATAAAGTCTAATCGGACACTGCTTAGAGAGCTTGAAGATGCGTATATCGATGCAAGGTACGAACCTAAGCAATACTCTCGCGAAGATGCTGAAGATCTTATCGAATTCGTTGTCAAGGTAATTGGTTTTGTGGAGGGACTTTCAAATGAGTTTGAA
- a CDS encoding GNAT family N-acetyltransferase produces the protein MKIREATLDDVQGITKVHLSDVEIPGYEELKIEERYSYGGPWMSVETCAIHVNNLLLHSHPVLVAEENGRILGELEMLISEEMFLGKVRKICHVNILMVHRKHRGIGIGKTLMMKAEEIAREKGCELITVTPEERAKGFYMKLGYEVLFKEKIIEIEVKGGDAKAEKTEFSWEDIKGLEMIAGRFQSSYYHWFSNFVDVIFGIDTKRIIETGIVGESYYILRKLPNGKGAIYIWGKREDVPSVLKRAGNYFQKIMTCGNLQLGRVIGENVILGKAL, from the coding sequence ATGAAAATCAGAGAAGCAACTTTAGATGATGTTCAAGGAATAACAAAAGTTCACCTTTCGGATGTGGAGATTCCAGGATATGAAGAGTTGAAGATTGAGGAGAGGTACAGCTACGGAGGTCCATGGATGAGCGTTGAAACCTGTGCGATTCATGTAAACAATCTACTACTCCATAGTCATCCAGTATTAGTTGCCGAGGAAAATGGAAGAATCCTCGGCGAGCTTGAAATGCTAATCAGCGAAGAGATGTTTCTGGGAAAAGTTAGGAAGATATGTCATGTGAACATTTTGATGGTTCACAGAAAACATCGGGGAATAGGAATAGGAAAAACCCTAATGATGAAAGCTGAGGAAATCGCCAGGGAAAAGGGATGTGAATTAATAACGGTAACTCCAGAGGAGAGGGCAAAAGGATTTTACATGAAATTAGGGTATGAAGTTTTGTTTAAGGAGAAAATTATTGAGATTGAAGTTAAGGGAGGTGACGCAAAAGCCGAGAAGACAGAGTTTTCCTGGGAGGATATAAAAGGACTAGAGATGATAGCTGGAAGGTTTCAGAGCTCTTACTATCACTGGTTCTCAAACTTCGTTGACGTGATATTCGGTATCGATACCAAGAGAATAATCGAAACTGGAATCGTGGGTGAATCATACTACATCCTTAGAAAGCTACCAAATGGAAAGGGAGCAATCTATATTTGGGGGAAGCGTGAAGATGTTCCAAGTGTACTTAAGAGAGCTGGAAACTACTTTCAGAAAATCATGACATGTGGTAACCTTCAGCTTGGAAGAGTCATAGGTGAGAATGTTATCCTTGGAAAGGCTCTCTAG
- a CDS encoding ATP-binding protein, which translates to MGNPLTVITGIRRLGKTSLLLVGLNELNLPYVLVDFRGVNPNSRMDVYKRIESAINTFFRENRGIWEDIKEDLKNISDLKVLGFGVSFSWEEEKTDLISLFRELEGYNVVLAFDEVQYLRGSQNSPSLPSLTAGGG; encoded by the coding sequence TTGGGAAATCCTCTAACGGTTATTACAGGCATAAGACGGCTAGGAAAGACTTCTCTTCTCCTCGTTGGCCTAAACGAGCTTAACCTTCCCTATGTCCTCGTGGACTTCCGAGGAGTTAACCCAAACTCCCGCATGGATGTCTACAAGAGGATAGAGAGTGCCATCAATACGTTTTTCCGTGAGAACCGTGGAATCTGGGAGGATATCAAAGAAGACCTCAAAAACATCTCAGACCTAAAAGTGCTCGGCTTTGGCGTGAGCTTCTCATGGGAAGAGGAGAAAACAGATCTTATTTCCCTTTTCCGAGAGCTGGAGGGATACAACGTCGTTCTGGCCTTTGACGAGGTTCAGTATCTTAGAGGGTCACAAAACAGCCCGAGCCTGCCGAGTTTAACGGCAGGTGGGGGGTAA
- the ilvD gene encoding dihydroxy-acid dehydratase, with the protein MRSDIVKRGIERAPHRSLFKAMGLTDEEIDRPLIGIANSFNELIPGHIHLRRIAEAVKAGIRMAGGTPLEFSTIGICDGIAMGHKGMRYSLPSRELIADSIETVAEAYNFDGMVMIASCDKIIPGMLMAMARLDIPAIFISGGPMLPGRFKGEYVDVKTVFEAVGAVKAGKMSHEELKMLEDFACPGCGSCAGMFTANTMNALSEALGVSLPWNGTAPAVYAHRIRIAKQTGMQIMKLVEENIKPSDILTLEAFEDAIAVDMALGGSTNTILHLMAIAKEAGVKLTLDTFDEISEKTPTLVKISPAGKHFVIDLYEAGGVLGVMKRLSELNLIHEERITVSLKTVGELLKEAKIIREDVIRPVTNPYLKRGGIMILYGSLAPAGAVLKVSAIPEIKIFEGTAKVFDSEEDAVDAILNGKIEKGDVVVIRYEGPKGGPGMREMLAPTSAIVGMGLDRDVALVTDGRFSGATRGLSIGHVSPEAAEGGPIALVEDGDIIRIDIEAKRIDLLVDEEELKRRRAKWKPKVKDVRGYLKRYSSLVTSAYTGAVFRE; encoded by the coding sequence GGATAGAAAGGGCCCCTCACCGTTCACTCTTTAAGGCCATGGGGCTCACTGATGAGGAGATAGACAGACCATTAATTGGAATTGCAAATTCTTTCAATGAGCTAATTCCAGGGCATATACACTTAAGAAGGATAGCTGAAGCTGTTAAAGCTGGCATAAGAATGGCTGGAGGGACTCCCCTAGAATTTTCCACAATAGGAATATGCGACGGAATAGCAATGGGCCATAAAGGAATGAGATACTCTCTCCCATCAAGAGAACTAATAGCGGACTCAATTGAAACTGTAGCAGAGGCGTATAACTTTGATGGCATGGTCATGATAGCATCGTGCGATAAGATAATCCCAGGGATGCTAATGGCCATGGCCAGGCTAGACATACCTGCAATATTCATTTCGGGAGGTCCCATGCTTCCAGGAAGGTTCAAAGGAGAGTACGTTGACGTTAAAACCGTGTTTGAAGCAGTCGGTGCTGTAAAAGCTGGAAAGATGAGTCACGAAGAGCTTAAAATGCTCGAAGATTTTGCATGTCCAGGATGCGGAAGCTGTGCAGGTATGTTCACAGCAAACACAATGAATGCCCTGAGTGAGGCATTGGGAGTGTCATTACCATGGAATGGAACAGCCCCAGCCGTTTATGCTCACAGAATTAGAATAGCAAAGCAAACAGGAATGCAGATTATGAAGCTTGTTGAGGAGAACATTAAGCCTAGCGATATCCTAACCTTAGAGGCATTTGAAGATGCCATAGCTGTGGACATGGCACTTGGGGGTTCAACTAACACAATACTACATCTAATGGCCATTGCAAAGGAGGCTGGAGTGAAACTCACTTTAGACACCTTTGATGAGATCAGCGAAAAGACTCCTACCTTGGTCAAAATAAGCCCAGCAGGAAAACATTTTGTGATTGACCTATACGAGGCCGGTGGAGTGCTGGGAGTTATGAAGAGGCTAAGTGAACTCAACTTAATACATGAAGAAAGAATAACAGTTAGCCTAAAAACGGTGGGAGAACTACTTAAAGAAGCTAAAATTATCAGAGAGGACGTCATAAGGCCAGTCACCAATCCCTATCTTAAACGGGGAGGAATAATGATCCTTTATGGTAGCCTAGCACCGGCTGGAGCTGTATTAAAGGTATCAGCAATTCCAGAAATAAAGATATTCGAAGGGACTGCAAAGGTATTTGACAGCGAGGAAGATGCCGTAGATGCAATACTCAACGGAAAAATTGAGAAAGGAGATGTCGTCGTTATAAGATACGAGGGTCCTAAAGGAGGTCCTGGAATGAGAGAGATGCTAGCACCAACATCGGCAATAGTAGGGATGGGGCTAGATAGAGATGTCGCCCTTGTAACAGATGGAAGGTTTTCAGGAGCAACTAGGGGGCTTTCAATTGGTCACGTCTCACCAGAGGCTGCAGAAGGAGGACCCATAGCTCTAGTTGAAGATGGTGACATAATAAGGATAGATATTGAGGCGAAAAGAATAGATTTACTCGTTGATGAGGAAGAATTAAAGAGAAGAAGGGCAAAATGGAAACCAAAAGTCAAAGACGTAAGGGGATACCTTAAGAGATACTCCAGCTTGGTAACATCTGCATACACTGGGGCCGTTTTTCGGGAATGA